A section of the Pectinophora gossypiella chromosome 11, ilPecGoss1.1, whole genome shotgun sequence genome encodes:
- the LOC126371005 gene encoding putative odorant-binding protein A10, whose amino-acid sequence MQTILLFCLMVASLASSMAGPLMTDAQLEQTLADRSTMQRHLRCATGEGPCDPVGRRLRTVGPLVLRGTCPQCSAQETYQIRRTLAFIQRNYPREWAKIVRQYG is encoded by the exons ATGcag ACAATCTTGTTATTCTGCCTCATGGTGGCATCATTGGCGTCAAGCATGGCGGGGCCGCTGATGACCGATGCTCAATTGGAGCAGACCCTGGCAGACCGGAGCACCATGCAGAGACACCTTCGATGTGCTACTGGTGAAGGACCTTGCGACCCGGTCGGCAGGAGACTTAGGA cTGTAGGCCCGCTAGTCCTTCGTGGGACATGCCCGCAGTGCTCGGCGCAAGAGACGTATCAGATCCGGCGCACCCTCGCCTTCATCCAGCGCAACTACCCGCGGGAGTGGGCCAAAATTGTCCGTCAATATGGCTGA